A single window of Carassius gibelio isolate Cgi1373 ecotype wild population from Czech Republic chromosome A19, carGib1.2-hapl.c, whole genome shotgun sequence DNA harbors:
- the LOC127934922 gene encoding DNA-binding protein SATB1 isoform X1, translating into MMDHLATTSGTQGPIRCEPSYPSCKMARMENSRDLPVPGVTPVTSKQTSLHTNRRKASLLPVFCMVEHNDVPPSERKRSEHAEFVLLETDLLFSQITEAALQELGYTHTAAALATGQVQVGHWNPVSLSTVTDTSDATVGDMLQDLYHVITLRIKLHSVSKLEDLPAEQWTHSTIRNALKELLKEMNQSTLAKECPLSQSMISSVVNGTYYASISAARCQEFGEWYKHYKRAKSMMGEMSRQCNQPSSSSQPTMYQQPMEGSGAESCGVVQMQAGMPGLVMAQLLSQQHAMSQLLTHAHTHSHGPHPAPLRTPPKCSVSPTTVPQCPSPVADVSPEIYLWVREELKRAGVSQAVFARVAINRTQGLLSEILRKEEDPRCASQSLLVNLRAMQSFLQLPQSQRDSIYLEERERYLNSTYNTNTSSPLPIQAKLSPLSKDIVVKVECDDSGINYGIYDEIQQEMRRAKVSQALFAKVSAAKSQGWLCELLRWKEEPSPQNRTLWENLSLIRQFLNLSQSERDVIYDQESNTGQTFYSEKHTRPLTEQLQVMPQHMVPLKQHQQLHQIPPQHHQHFLQQHLITGCPKDSHMGSDIGGRSLPPEAHAVLQSFIQEVGLHPDQEDIHTLSAQLGVAKEAVLSFFSGHNWLRQEEQDNRGEGEIEEREDDYMEAEEECRSTVENDEETNANMMTGKQDGAVEQNASTQTRFIITIKKEEQLPCKEERDDSPAYCQFINS; encoded by the exons ATGATGGACCATTTGGCAACTACTAGTGGCACCCAGGGACCTATCAGGTGTGAACCCTCTTACCCTTCATGTAAAATGGCCCGTATGGAGAATTCAAGAGATCTGCCTGTACCTGGAGTCACTCCTGTGACCTCCAAACAAACATCATTACACACTAACAGGAGGAAAG CCAGTCTGCTTCCTGTGTTCTGTATGGTGGAGCACAATGATGTCCCGCCCTCAGAGAGGAAGAGGTCAGAGCATGCAGAATTTGTGCTGTTGGAAACAGACCTGCTGTTCAGCCAGATTACAGAGGCCGCACTGCAAGAGCTGGGATACACACACACCGCAGCAGCTCTGgccacag GTCAGGTTCAAGTTGGCCATTGGAACCCAGTGTCCCTGTCCACAGTGACAGACACCTCTGACGCAACAGTAGGAGACATGCTTCAAGATCTTTACCATGTCATCACCTTAAGAATAAAGCTACACAG TGTTTCTAAACTAGAGGACTTGCCTGCTGAGCAGTGGACTCATTCCACCATCAGAAATGCCCTGAAGGAACTGCTAAAAGAGATGAATCAGAGCACACTGGCTAAAGAGTGTCCATTATCTCAG AGCATGATTTCGTCAGTAGTGAACGGCACTTACTATGCCAGCATCTCTGCTGCGAGATGTCAGGAGTTCGGCGAGTGGTACAAACACTACAAGAGGGCCAAATCTATGATGG GTGAAATGAGCAGGCAATGCAACCAACCCTCATCCTCCAGCCAGCCCACCATGTACCAGCAGCCAATGGAAGGCAGTGGGGCGGAGTCATGTGGTGTTGTCCAGATGCAGGCTGGAATGCCAGGTCTGGTGATGGCTCAGCTCCTCTCACAGCAGCACGCCATGTCTCAACttctcacacacgctcacacgcacTCGCACGGACCTCATCCTGCGCCACTAAGGACTCCTCCCAAATGCAGTGTTTCCCCAACCACAGTACCTCAATGTCCCTCACCTGTCGCCGACGTGTCACCTGAAATTTACCTCTGGGTGCGTGAGGAGCTGAAGAGGGCGGGGGTTTCCCAAGCAGTGTTTGCACGAGTGGCCATTAACAGGACTCAG GGCTTGCTGTCAGAGATCTTGCGCAAGGAAGAGGACCCACGGTGCGCATCTCAGTCTCTTTTAGTGAACCTTAGGGCCATGCAGAGCTTCCTGCAACTCCCGCAGAGCCAGAGAGACTCCATTTATCTGGAGGAAAGAGAGCGTTACCTCAACTCTACCTACAACACCAATACCAGCTCACCTCTGCCCATTCAG GCAAAACTTTCACCTCTTTCCAAGGACATTGTAGTCAAAGTGGAATGCGATGATTCTGGAATAAATTATGGCATCTATGATGAAATACAGCAGGAAATGAGACGAGCAAAAGTGTCACAGGCCTTGTTTGCAAAAGTCTCTGCAGCAAAGAGTCAG GGCTGGCTGTGTGAGCTCCTGCGCTGGAAGGAGGAGCCATCGCCTCAGAATCGTACACTGTGGGAAAATCTGTCTCTGATACGCCAGTTCCTAAATCTCAGCCAATCCGAGCGAGATGTTATATATGACCAGGAGAGCAATACCGGGCAGACGTTCTACTCTGAAAAACACACAAGACCACTGACTGAACAACTACAA GTGATGCCACAGCATATGGTGCCTCTAAAACAGCACCAACAACTACACCAAATTCCACCTCAGCATCATCAACACTTCCTCCAGCAGCATCTCATCACTGGATGTCCCAAAGACTCTCACATGGGCTCAGATATTGGAGGCAGGTCTTTACCACCAGAAGCCCATGCAGTTCTGCAGAGTTTCATTCAGGAAGTAGGACTACATCCAGATCAAGAGGACATTCATACGCTGTCTGCTCAACTGGGAGTAGCCAAAGAGGCTGTTCTTAGCTTTTTCAGTGGTCACAACTGGCTTCGACAGGAAGAACAGGACAACAGAGGAGAAGGAGAGATTGAGGAAAGGGAAGACGATTACATGGAGGCAGAGGAGGAATGCAGGAGTACAGTGGAAAATGATGAGGAGACAAATGCAAACATGATGACAGGGAAACAAGATGGTGCGGTAGAGCAGAATGCATCTACACAAACTCGCTTTATCATTACTATTAAAAAAGAGGAGCAGCTTCCATGTAAGGAGGAGCGTGATGATAGCCCCGCTTACTGCCAATTCATAAACtcctaa
- the LOC127934922 gene encoding DNA-binding protein SATB1 isoform X2, whose amino-acid sequence MMDHLATTSGTQGPIRCEPSYPSCKMARMENSRDLPVPGVTPVTSKQTSLHTNRRKASLLPVFCMVEHNDVPPSERKRSEHAEFVLLETDLLFSQITEAALQELGYTHTAAALATGQVQVGHWNPVSLSTVTDTSDATVGDMLQDLYHVITLRIKLHSVSKLEDLPAEQWTHSTIRNALKELLKEMNQSTLAKECPLSQSMISSVVNGTYYASISAARCQEFGEWYKHYKRAKSMMGEMSRQCNQPSSSSQPTMYQQPMEGSGAESCGVVQMQAGMPGLVMAQLLSQQHAMSQLLTHAHTHSHGPHPAPLRTPPKCSVSPTTVPQCPSPVADVSPEIYLWVREELKRAGVSQAVFARVAINRTQGLLSEILRKEEDPRCASQSLLVNLRAMQSFLQLPQSQRDSIYLEERERYLNSTYNTNTSSPLPIQAKLSPLSKDIVVKVECDDSGINYGIYDEIQQEMRRAKVSQALFAKVSAAKSQGWLCELLRWKEEPSPQNRTLWENLSLIRQFLNLSQSERDVIYDQESNTGQTFYSEKHTRPLTEQLQHMVPLKQHQQLHQIPPQHHQHFLQQHLITGCPKDSHMGSDIGGRSLPPEAHAVLQSFIQEVGLHPDQEDIHTLSAQLGVAKEAVLSFFSGHNWLRQEEQDNRGEGEIEEREDDYMEAEEECRSTVENDEETNANMMTGKQDGAVEQNASTQTRFIITIKKEEQLPCKEERDDSPAYCQFINS is encoded by the exons ATGATGGACCATTTGGCAACTACTAGTGGCACCCAGGGACCTATCAGGTGTGAACCCTCTTACCCTTCATGTAAAATGGCCCGTATGGAGAATTCAAGAGATCTGCCTGTACCTGGAGTCACTCCTGTGACCTCCAAACAAACATCATTACACACTAACAGGAGGAAAG CCAGTCTGCTTCCTGTGTTCTGTATGGTGGAGCACAATGATGTCCCGCCCTCAGAGAGGAAGAGGTCAGAGCATGCAGAATTTGTGCTGTTGGAAACAGACCTGCTGTTCAGCCAGATTACAGAGGCCGCACTGCAAGAGCTGGGATACACACACACCGCAGCAGCTCTGgccacag GTCAGGTTCAAGTTGGCCATTGGAACCCAGTGTCCCTGTCCACAGTGACAGACACCTCTGACGCAACAGTAGGAGACATGCTTCAAGATCTTTACCATGTCATCACCTTAAGAATAAAGCTACACAG TGTTTCTAAACTAGAGGACTTGCCTGCTGAGCAGTGGACTCATTCCACCATCAGAAATGCCCTGAAGGAACTGCTAAAAGAGATGAATCAGAGCACACTGGCTAAAGAGTGTCCATTATCTCAG AGCATGATTTCGTCAGTAGTGAACGGCACTTACTATGCCAGCATCTCTGCTGCGAGATGTCAGGAGTTCGGCGAGTGGTACAAACACTACAAGAGGGCCAAATCTATGATGG GTGAAATGAGCAGGCAATGCAACCAACCCTCATCCTCCAGCCAGCCCACCATGTACCAGCAGCCAATGGAAGGCAGTGGGGCGGAGTCATGTGGTGTTGTCCAGATGCAGGCTGGAATGCCAGGTCTGGTGATGGCTCAGCTCCTCTCACAGCAGCACGCCATGTCTCAACttctcacacacgctcacacgcacTCGCACGGACCTCATCCTGCGCCACTAAGGACTCCTCCCAAATGCAGTGTTTCCCCAACCACAGTACCTCAATGTCCCTCACCTGTCGCCGACGTGTCACCTGAAATTTACCTCTGGGTGCGTGAGGAGCTGAAGAGGGCGGGGGTTTCCCAAGCAGTGTTTGCACGAGTGGCCATTAACAGGACTCAG GGCTTGCTGTCAGAGATCTTGCGCAAGGAAGAGGACCCACGGTGCGCATCTCAGTCTCTTTTAGTGAACCTTAGGGCCATGCAGAGCTTCCTGCAACTCCCGCAGAGCCAGAGAGACTCCATTTATCTGGAGGAAAGAGAGCGTTACCTCAACTCTACCTACAACACCAATACCAGCTCACCTCTGCCCATTCAG GCAAAACTTTCACCTCTTTCCAAGGACATTGTAGTCAAAGTGGAATGCGATGATTCTGGAATAAATTATGGCATCTATGATGAAATACAGCAGGAAATGAGACGAGCAAAAGTGTCACAGGCCTTGTTTGCAAAAGTCTCTGCAGCAAAGAGTCAG GGCTGGCTGTGTGAGCTCCTGCGCTGGAAGGAGGAGCCATCGCCTCAGAATCGTACACTGTGGGAAAATCTGTCTCTGATACGCCAGTTCCTAAATCTCAGCCAATCCGAGCGAGATGTTATATATGACCAGGAGAGCAATACCGGGCAGACGTTCTACTCTGAAAAACACACAAGACCACTGACTGAACAACTACAA CATATGGTGCCTCTAAAACAGCACCAACAACTACACCAAATTCCACCTCAGCATCATCAACACTTCCTCCAGCAGCATCTCATCACTGGATGTCCCAAAGACTCTCACATGGGCTCAGATATTGGAGGCAGGTCTTTACCACCAGAAGCCCATGCAGTTCTGCAGAGTTTCATTCAGGAAGTAGGACTACATCCAGATCAAGAGGACATTCATACGCTGTCTGCTCAACTGGGAGTAGCCAAAGAGGCTGTTCTTAGCTTTTTCAGTGGTCACAACTGGCTTCGACAGGAAGAACAGGACAACAGAGGAGAAGGAGAGATTGAGGAAAGGGAAGACGATTACATGGAGGCAGAGGAGGAATGCAGGAGTACAGTGGAAAATGATGAGGAGACAAATGCAAACATGATGACAGGGAAACAAGATGGTGCGGTAGAGCAGAATGCATCTACACAAACTCGCTTTATCATTACTATTAAAAAAGAGGAGCAGCTTCCATGTAAGGAGGAGCGTGATGATAGCCCCGCTTACTGCCAATTCATAAACtcctaa